A single Anopheles arabiensis isolate DONGOLA chromosome 2, AaraD3, whole genome shotgun sequence DNA region contains:
- the LOC120897377 gene encoding uncharacterized protein LOC120897377, with product MYATEAAIAGNGGGSVFSSSKKMCDQRYSVNCLKLELVSFLERVTNQKEYNLMAGISVVRDPGANITRTADLIAEVTRIFPTNPERRLDEFLLTKLNDYLQSHSLRLKFVDGDAFQKAREVFAGRKGKLGKKGGLETLIAGAMMMKGTLAAIGLGALALIAGKALMTGLLALMLAAIVGLKSLASGGGGGHKSTTYEIVAKPMYSHSHSEHDEVGHGHTGYGGYGRSYDLPYSGQKPN from the exons ATGTACGCCACGGAAGCAGCCATTGCGGGCAATGGCGGTGGGTCTGTGTTTTCCTCGTCCAAGAAAATGTGTGATCAGCGGTACAGCGTGAACTGTTTGAAGCTGGAGCTAGTGTCCTTCCTGGAGCGTGTCACCAACCAGAAAGAGTACAACCTGATGGCAGGCATTAGTGTGGTGCGCGATCCGGGTGCAAATATTACCCGTACTGCGGACCTAATTGCTGAGGTGACGCGCATCTTCCCGACGAATCCGGAGCGACGGTTGGACGAGTTTTTGCTGACCAAGCTGAACGACTATCTGCAGTCGCACTCGTTGCGGCTGAAGTTTGTCGACGGGGATGCGTTCCAGAAGGCACGAGAAGTGTTCGCCGGACGCAAGGGCAAGCTGGGCAAGAAAGGTGGACTGGAAACTCTCATCGCCGGTGCCATGATGATGAAAG GAACACTGGCGGCGATCGGACTGGGAGCATTGGCACTGATCGCTGGCAAAGCGCTCATGACGGGACTGTTGGCGTTGATGCTGGCGGCCATTGTTGGACTGAAGTCATTGGCTAGTGGAGGCGGCGGTGGTCATAAGTCAACGACGTACGAGATTGTCGCCAAACCGATGTATTCTCACTCGCACTCGGAACACGATGAGGTGGGACACGGTCACACGGGATACGGCGGATATGGCCGATCGTACGATCTTCCCTACTCGGGACAAAAGCCCAACTGA